The Oxalobacteraceae bacterium OTU3CINTB1 genome includes a window with the following:
- a CDS encoding branched-chain amino acid ABC transporter substrate-binding protein — MTLKHSVKHSVKHIAAATALLAAAGAYAQDTVVKIGHSGPLSGAQAFSGKDNENGARLAVEELNAKPITVAGKKLKFELLSEDDQGDPKAGVAAAQKLIDNGVKYVVGPYNSGVAIPASRAYNDAGVLVATIATNPKITLQGYKGLFRVNASDSQLGSKMALYAANELKFKNVAVIDDRTAFGQGVAEEFKKQAKASGMTVAGHEFTTDKAFDFNAILTKLKNKKVEAIFFGGYAPQAAPMVRQMKQLGITAKLLGGDTICTSEMGKLGGDAVADNVLCSQGGAILDKASSGPAFKARYKARYKQDADVYAASYYDATMMYAQAMQKANSIDPQKVSAVIGAGSYKGIAGTYAFDERGDMKQSPVTIFTFKGGQPVPLTSY, encoded by the coding sequence ATGACTTTGAAGCACAGCGTGAAGCACAGCGTGAAGCACATCGCCGCCGCCACGGCGCTACTGGCAGCCGCCGGCGCCTACGCCCAGGACACCGTGGTCAAGATCGGCCATAGCGGCCCGCTGTCCGGCGCCCAGGCGTTTTCCGGCAAGGACAACGAGAACGGCGCCCGCCTGGCGGTGGAGGAGCTCAACGCCAAGCCGATCACCGTGGCCGGCAAGAAGCTCAAATTCGAACTGCTGTCGGAGGACGACCAGGGCGATCCGAAAGCCGGCGTCGCCGCCGCGCAAAAGCTGATCGACAACGGCGTCAAATACGTGGTCGGCCCCTACAACTCCGGCGTCGCGATCCCCGCCTCGCGCGCCTACAACGATGCCGGCGTGCTGGTCGCCACCATCGCCACCAATCCGAAGATCACGCTGCAAGGCTACAAGGGCCTGTTCCGCGTCAACGCCAGCGACTCCCAGCTCGGCTCCAAGATGGCGCTGTACGCGGCCAATGAACTCAAGTTCAAAAACGTCGCCGTGATCGACGACCGCACGGCCTTCGGCCAGGGCGTGGCGGAAGAATTCAAGAAGCAGGCGAAAGCCTCCGGAATGACCGTGGCCGGACACGAGTTCACCACCGACAAGGCGTTCGACTTCAACGCCATCCTGACCAAGCTGAAAAACAAGAAGGTCGAAGCGATCTTCTTCGGCGGCTACGCGCCGCAGGCGGCGCCGATGGTGCGACAGATGAAGCAGCTGGGCATCACCGCCAAACTGCTCGGCGGCGACACCATCTGCACCAGCGAGATGGGCAAGCTGGGTGGCGACGCGGTGGCCGACAACGTCCTGTGCTCGCAAGGTGGCGCGATCCTGGACAAGGCCTCAAGCGGTCCGGCCTTCAAGGCCAGGTACAAGGCGCGCTACAAGCAGGATGCCGACGTCTATGCGGCGTCGTACTACGATGCGACCATGATGTACGCGCAGGCGATGCAGAAGGCGAATTCGATCGATCCGCAGAAAGTGTCGGCGGTCATCGGCGCCGGTTCGTACAAGGGCATCGCCGGCACCTACGCGTTTGACGAGCGTGGCGACATGAAGCAATCGCCGGTGACGATCTTCACCTTCAAAGGTGGTCAGCCGGTGCCGTTGACCAGCTATTGA
- a CDS encoding HlyD family secretion protein: MATNTPDTSAPPSAPAAPAPAAAPPPVAAAPGRRGQIVSTIAFSLVALIGVLIVLYAWRLPPFTSAIVSTENALVRGQVTLIGTQLSGYVVDVKVQDFQQVKQGDLLVQIDDRIYQQRYEQAQAQLAAQKAALANWEQSRKTAAAGVLLNQATLANAQAQAAKSQADLGRVNSLAADGSLSLREQDASKAAQAQTVAAVAQARANLDIAKQQVQSVTVNKLSLEAAVANAEAALKAARVDLENTRIIAPEDGQLGQVTVRKGAYVNTGANLMGLVPRQLWVIANLKETQMNNVQVGQSATFKVDALDGAVLTGQVERISPATGSEFSVLPADNATGNFVKIAQRIPVRIRIDPGQAKAVRLAPGMSVIVSIDTAAVLDDSDGKRATARAGAGR, encoded by the coding sequence ATGGCTACCAATACTCCCGATACTTCCGCTCCTCCTTCCGCCCCGGCCGCACCTGCCCCCGCCGCCGCGCCGCCGCCGGTGGCCGCAGCGCCCGGCCGTCGCGGGCAGATCGTTTCCACCATCGCGTTTTCGCTGGTCGCCCTGATCGGCGTGCTGATCGTGCTGTACGCATGGCGGCTGCCGCCTTTCACCAGCGCCATCGTCTCGACCGAGAATGCGCTGGTGCGCGGGCAGGTCACGCTGATCGGCACGCAGTTGTCCGGCTATGTCGTCGACGTCAAGGTGCAGGACTTCCAGCAAGTGAAGCAGGGCGATTTGCTGGTGCAGATCGACGATCGCATCTACCAGCAGCGCTACGAACAGGCGCAGGCGCAACTGGCGGCGCAGAAGGCGGCGCTGGCCAACTGGGAGCAGTCGCGCAAGACGGCGGCGGCCGGCGTGCTGCTGAACCAGGCCACGCTGGCCAACGCGCAGGCGCAGGCGGCCAAGTCGCAGGCCGACCTTGGCCGCGTCAATTCGCTGGCGGCCGACGGCTCGCTGTCGCTGCGCGAGCAGGACGCGTCGAAGGCGGCCCAGGCGCAGACGGTTGCCGCCGTGGCGCAGGCGCGCGCCAATCTGGATATCGCCAAACAGCAGGTGCAATCCGTGACCGTCAACAAGCTGTCGCTGGAGGCTGCGGTGGCCAACGCGGAGGCCGCGCTCAAGGCGGCCAGGGTGGATCTGGAGAACACCCGCATCATCGCGCCGGAGGACGGCCAGCTGGGGCAGGTCACCGTGCGCAAGGGCGCCTATGTCAACACCGGCGCCAACTTGATGGGATTGGTGCCACGCCAGCTGTGGGTTATCGCCAACCTGAAAGAGACGCAGATGAACAATGTGCAGGTGGGGCAGAGCGCCACCTTCAAGGTCGATGCGCTGGACGGCGCGGTGCTGACCGGGCAGGTGGAGCGGATCTCGCCTGCCACCGGATCGGAATTCAGCGTGCTGCCGGCCGATAACGCGACCGGCAATTTCGTCAAGATCGCCCAACGCATACCGGTGCGGATACGCATCGATCCGGGACAGGCCAAGGCGGTGCGGCTGGCGCCGGGGATGTCGGTGATCGTCAGCATCGACACGGCCGCCGTTCTGGATGACTCGGATGGCAAGCGCGCCACGGCGCGCGCCGGAGCAGGCCGATGA
- a CDS encoding catalase: MATSKKTPASVMGAGSVLSTVAGPSTSTPPTSLGGVPQEAALLAKVGGTQAVAEGMPFNVNKPGEHGDASRTPQPGQTVAPPHPIAGASTTGETTASPKVGSGVPPHSVNATIEPLDRVRVDSADQRLTTNQGVPVADNQNSLKVGLRGPTAMEDFILREKITHFDHERIPERVVHARGSAAHGYFESYGDLSAVTRAAPFAAAGKRTPVFVRFSTVAGERGSADTVRDVRGFAVKFYTDEGNWDLVGNNMPVFFIQDAMKFPDLVHAVKPEPHFAMPQASSAHDTFWDFVTLMPESTHMLLWQMSDRAIPRSYRTMQGFGVHTFRLVNADGVSVFCKFHWNPVPGTHSLVWDEAAKIIGADPDYHRRDLWEAIEAGAYPEWELGLQIFTEEQAEQFPFDVLDSTKIVPEELVPVQIVGKMVLNRNPDNFFAETEQVAFCTAHIVPGIDFTNDPLLQGRIHSYLDTQISRLGGVNFHEIPINTPVAQVHNNQRDGMHRQAIARGRVAYEPNSLAGGNPFQAGMAGFQTAFSSVKQAPEDKVRGKPELFADHYSQARLFWISQTPSEQTHIVNAFSFELGRVQTPAIRVRLLSMLANVDPVLAEGVAQGLGLEVPAPMPLATTAPQPHYAPSPALSLLARPGAVGVQARKVAILAAHGVDAAGVKAIYAELLAAGAVPRLVAPHLGQLVAADGSALDVEITIQGGPPVLYDAVIVADGEASAKMLMGDADALDFVRQQFRHCKPILAVGAGADLLRKAGVPEKLEDGTADPSLWCVAAGGVLPALTEFKAALGAHRNFQREVDAAAL, from the coding sequence ATGGCAACTAGCAAAAAGACGCCGGCCTCCGTAATGGGGGCTGGCTCCGTATTGAGCACCGTCGCAGGACCATCAACCTCTACGCCCCCGACCAGTTTGGGCGGCGTGCCCCAGGAAGCCGCCTTGCTGGCCAAAGTGGGCGGTACCCAGGCGGTCGCCGAGGGCATGCCCTTCAACGTCAATAAGCCGGGCGAACATGGCGACGCATCGCGCACGCCGCAGCCCGGCCAGACCGTCGCACCTCCGCATCCCATCGCCGGCGCCAGCACCACCGGCGAAACCACCGCTTCGCCCAAAGTCGGCAGCGGCGTGCCGCCGCACAGCGTCAACGCCACCATCGAGCCGCTGGACCGCGTGCGTGTCGATTCCGCCGACCAGCGCCTGACCACCAACCAGGGCGTGCCGGTCGCCGACAACCAGAATTCGCTCAAGGTCGGCCTGCGCGGTCCGACCGCGATGGAAGACTTCATCCTGCGCGAAAAGATCACCCATTTCGACCATGAGCGCATCCCGGAACGTGTGGTGCACGCGCGCGGTTCGGCCGCCCACGGCTACTTCGAAAGCTATGGCGATTTGAGCGCCGTCACGCGCGCCGCGCCGTTCGCCGCCGCAGGCAAACGCACGCCGGTGTTCGTGCGCTTCTCCACCGTCGCCGGCGAGCGCGGTTCGGCCGACACCGTGCGCGATGTGCGCGGTTTCGCCGTCAAGTTCTACACCGACGAAGGCAACTGGGATTTGGTCGGCAATAACATGCCGGTCTTCTTCATCCAGGATGCGATGAAGTTCCCGGACCTGGTCCACGCCGTTAAGCCCGAGCCGCATTTTGCGATGCCGCAGGCGTCCAGCGCGCACGACACCTTCTGGGATTTCGTCACCTTGATGCCGGAATCGACCCACATGCTGCTGTGGCAGATGTCGGACCGCGCCATCCCGCGCAGCTACCGCACCATGCAGGGCTTCGGCGTGCACACCTTCCGCCTGGTGAATGCCGATGGCGTATCGGTGTTCTGCAAATTCCACTGGAATCCGGTGCCGGGCACGCACTCGCTGGTATGGGACGAAGCGGCCAAGATCATCGGTGCGGATCCCGATTACCACCGCCGCGACCTGTGGGAAGCAATTGAAGCCGGCGCCTATCCTGAATGGGAACTGGGCCTGCAGATATTCACCGAGGAACAGGCGGAGCAATTCCCGTTCGACGTGCTCGATTCGACCAAGATCGTGCCGGAGGAACTGGTGCCGGTGCAGATCGTCGGCAAGATGGTCTTGAACCGCAATCCGGACAACTTCTTCGCCGAGACCGAGCAGGTGGCCTTCTGCACCGCGCACATTGTGCCGGGCATCGACTTCACCAACGACCCGCTGCTGCAAGGCCGTATCCACTCGTATCTGGACACGCAGATCAGCCGTCTCGGTGGCGTGAACTTCCACGAGATTCCGATCAACACGCCGGTGGCGCAGGTGCACAACAACCAGCGCGACGGCATGCATCGCCAGGCGATCGCGCGCGGACGCGTGGCCTACGAACCGAACTCGCTGGCCGGCGGCAATCCGTTCCAGGCCGGCATGGCCGGCTTCCAGACCGCCTTCAGCAGCGTGAAGCAGGCGCCGGAGGACAAGGTGCGCGGCAAGCCGGAACTGTTCGCCGACCACTACTCGCAGGCGCGCCTGTTCTGGATCAGCCAGACGCCGTCGGAGCAAACCCACATCGTCAACGCCTTCAGCTTCGAGCTGGGTCGCGTGCAGACGCCTGCGATTCGCGTGCGCCTGCTGTCGATGCTGGCCAACGTCGATCCGGTGCTGGCCGAAGGCGTGGCGCAGGGCCTGGGCCTGGAGGTGCCGGCGCCGATGCCGCTGGCGACCACCGCGCCGCAGCCCCACTATGCACCGTCGCCGGCGCTCTCGCTGCTGGCGCGTCCCGGCGCCGTCGGTGTCCAGGCGCGCAAGGTCGCCATCCTGGCGGCGCATGGCGTCGATGCCGCCGGTGTCAAGGCGATCTACGCCGAGTTGCTGGCCGCCGGCGCGGTGCCGCGACTGGTGGCGCCGCACCTGGGTCAACTGGTCGCCGCCGACGGCAGCGCGCTGGATGTGGAAATCACCATCCAGGGCGGCCCGCCGGTGCTGTACGACGCGGTGATCGTGGCCGACGGCGAAGCCAGTGCCAAGATGTTGATGGGCGATGCCGACGCACTCGATTTCGTGCGCCAGCAGTTCCGCCACTGCAAACCGATTCTGGCCGTGGGCGCGGGCGCCGATTTGCTGCGTAAGGCCGGCGTGCCGGAGAAGCTGGAAGACGGTACGGCCGATCCATCGCTGTGGTGTGTGGCGGCTGGCGGCGTGCTGCCGGCGCTGACGGAGTTCAAGGCCGCCCTGGGCGCGCACCGCAACTTCCAGCGCGAGGTTGACGCGGCTGCGTTGTAA
- a CDS encoding efflux transporter outer membrane subunit: MKCRTRLHSRRGALRVVSIAAMLALAGCAARVGPPPASTLETPAAWRTAPEIGAGQSAAPVERQWWQAFGDPVLSALVTKALEHNGDLRIARARVAQYRALVGVAEAGQKPNVVVDTTPTRARQLASNGQPYVTNIYQAEIQASYEVDLWGRLAAATDAATATYQSEQANADAVALSIAATVATGYLNLRGLDAQLALTEQTLKLREESRDLAKRQFDVGYSSRLEWLQAQAEYQTTAEQVPQLKRSIFEQENALSILTGGNPGPIPRGAELAQLAPPPVPEGLPSELLRRRPDIARAEYNLVAVNANLRATRDQLLPSFKLTAGGGIQSLKMHDFLNSPTALWRLTGAIAAPVFEGDRVQSQTDSVAAQRDQLTFAYENAVRTAFSETDNSLGALYQLNEQAVQNDARRATAAETLRIAHNRYRNGYASYLEELDAQRTLYSADVGRLQLRTRILVASVDLYRAMGGGWVAQP; encoded by the coding sequence ATGAAGTGCCGGACGCGGTTACACAGCCGGCGCGGCGCACTGCGCGTCGTATCCATCGCGGCCATGCTGGCGCTGGCCGGTTGCGCCGCCAGGGTTGGACCGCCACCCGCATCGACGCTGGAGACGCCCGCCGCATGGCGTACCGCGCCCGAAATCGGCGCAGGCCAAAGTGCCGCGCCGGTCGAGCGGCAATGGTGGCAGGCCTTCGGTGATCCGGTGCTGAGCGCATTGGTGACCAAGGCGCTCGAACACAATGGCGACTTGCGCATCGCGCGCGCCAGGGTGGCGCAGTACCGCGCGCTGGTGGGCGTGGCGGAGGCGGGGCAAAAGCCGAACGTCGTCGTGGATACCACGCCGACCCGCGCGCGCCAGTTGGCCTCCAACGGCCAGCCGTATGTCACCAACATCTATCAGGCAGAAATCCAGGCCAGCTACGAAGTGGACCTGTGGGGCCGCCTGGCCGCCGCGACCGACGCCGCCACCGCCACCTATCAATCGGAGCAGGCCAACGCGGACGCGGTGGCCCTGTCCATCGCCGCCACCGTCGCCACCGGATATCTGAACCTGCGCGGGCTGGATGCCCAACTGGCGCTGACCGAGCAGACGCTCAAGCTGCGTGAAGAGTCGCGCGACCTCGCCAAGCGCCAGTTCGATGTCGGCTACAGTTCGCGGCTGGAGTGGCTGCAGGCGCAGGCCGAGTACCAGACCACCGCCGAGCAGGTGCCGCAGTTGAAGCGTTCGATCTTCGAGCAGGAGAATGCGTTGTCCATCCTCACCGGCGGCAATCCGGGGCCGATTCCGCGCGGAGCAGAGCTCGCGCAACTGGCGCCACCGCCGGTGCCCGAGGGGCTGCCGTCCGAACTGCTGCGCCGGCGCCCGGATATCGCGCGGGCGGAATACAATCTGGTCGCCGTCAACGCCAATCTGCGGGCCACGCGCGATCAGTTGCTGCCGTCATTCAAGCTGACGGCCGGTGGCGGCATACAGAGCCTGAAAATGCACGACTTCCTCAATTCGCCGACGGCGCTGTGGCGGCTGACCGGCGCCATCGCCGCGCCGGTGTTCGAGGGCGACCGCGTGCAGTCGCAGACCGACTCGGTGGCGGCGCAGCGCGACCAGCTGACTTTCGCGTATGAGAACGCGGTGCGCACGGCGTTCTCGGAAACCGATAACAGCCTGGGGGCGCTCTATCAGTTGAACGAGCAGGCGGTGCAGAACGACGCGCGCCGCGCCACGGCCGCCGAGACCTTGCGCATCGCGCACAATCGCTATCGCAACGGCTACGCCTCATATCTGGAGGAGCTGGATGCCCAGCGCACCTTGTACAGCGCCGACGTCGGACGGCTGCAATTGCGCACGCGGATACTGGTGGCGTCGGTCGATCTTTATCGCGCGATGGGCGGTGGCTGGGTGGCGCAGCCGTAG
- a CDS encoding biliverdin-producing heme oxygenase, with protein MEEISVRERDVLAALRQATAQRHAELDANTPLAAGDVDLRAYHDHLRLLEQWLAPIQDWMERFDEGPKLPPYLDAIRQDLAHAAFAGMPAAPHSGAAVAWPTQSGAAWRWGACYVIEGSQLGGAVLYKRLADRLAPHPLNYLRGAGSPGPRWQQFIAALREHVADAREIADACDGARLAFDSLIALNRARSASGSISN; from the coding sequence TTGGAAGAAATTTCCGTCAGGGAACGCGATGTGCTGGCCGCCTTGCGGCAGGCCACCGCGCAGCGCCACGCCGAGCTTGACGCCAACACGCCTTTGGCGGCCGGCGACGTCGATCTGCGCGCGTACCACGATCATTTGCGGCTGCTGGAGCAGTGGTTGGCGCCGATCCAGGACTGGATGGAACGCTTCGACGAGGGGCCGAAGCTGCCGCCTTATCTGGATGCGATCAGGCAGGATCTCGCGCATGCGGCATTCGCCGGGATGCCGGCGGCGCCGCACAGCGGGGCTGCGGTGGCCTGGCCCACGCAAAGCGGGGCGGCGTGGCGCTGGGGCGCGTGCTATGTGATCGAAGGCTCGCAGCTGGGCGGGGCGGTTCTGTATAAAAGGCTGGCCGACCGGCTGGCGCCGCATCCGCTCAATTATCTGCGCGGCGCCGGTTCGCCGGGTCCGCGCTGGCAGCAGTTCATCGCGGCGCTGCGCGAACATGTGGCGGACGCGCGGGAAATCGCCGACGCCTGCGACGGCGCCCGGCTGGCCTTCGACAGCCTGATCGCGCTGAACCGCGCGCGATCGGCCAGCGGGTCGATATCGAATTAA
- a CDS encoding MFS transporter, protein MAFFVIGFIVAITGGLGNALVLVNLPYLQGSLGVYSAEIQWLPAAYVMTNVSMNLLLVKFRQQYGLRLFTELFLVLYAVATVAHLFVHGLASAIAVRAAHGMSGAALSTLGLYYILQAFPAQYRVKAVVLGIGFSQLALPMARLFSSDLMEFGEWRGLYFFELGLALVSLAGVLFLKLPPGDRIKAFERMDFVTFALFAPGVALLSAVLALGRTVWWFESRWLGLCLAGAIVLISGALLIEHNRARPLINTRWLSTANIARLALSVLLIRIVQSEASGTVGFLQALGLTNDQMQTLWIIVMIGTLAGLLASALTITPARIPAQLMVSLVVMAIGAYMDSNATNLTRPVDMYVSQFLLGFGGALFIGPTFVSGFGAVIAAPSNLVSFSVMFSITQTLGSLLGSAIVGTFQVVREKYHSSILVEHLTLLDPQVAARIQSGGASLGATLADPSIRNAQGVASLGAAASREANILAYNDVFLMITLVAVLTLAWMLARHLWSICVVCQPSPVQNAQTGMANVSLNNSGSR, encoded by the coding sequence TTGGCGTTCTTCGTCATCGGCTTCATCGTCGCCATCACCGGCGGCTTGGGCAACGCGCTGGTGCTGGTCAACCTGCCTTACCTCCAAGGCTCGCTCGGCGTCTACTCGGCCGAGATCCAGTGGCTGCCGGCCGCCTATGTGATGACCAACGTCTCGATGAACCTTCTGCTGGTCAAATTCCGCCAGCAGTATGGCCTGCGGCTGTTCACCGAATTGTTCCTGGTGCTGTACGCGGTCGCCACCGTGGCGCACTTGTTCGTGCACGGGCTGGCGTCGGCCATCGCGGTGCGCGCCGCCCACGGCATGAGCGGCGCCGCGTTGTCCACCCTCGGCCTCTATTACATTCTGCAAGCCTTCCCGGCGCAGTACCGGGTCAAGGCGGTGGTGCTGGGCATCGGCTTCTCACAATTGGCGCTGCCGATGGCGCGCCTGTTCTCGTCGGACCTGATGGAGTTCGGCGAGTGGCGCGGCCTGTACTTCTTCGAGCTGGGACTGGCCCTGGTGTCGCTGGCCGGCGTGTTGTTCCTCAAGCTGCCGCCGGGAGACCGCATCAAGGCCTTCGAGAGAATGGACTTCGTCACCTTCGCGCTGTTCGCGCCGGGCGTGGCGCTGTTGTCCGCGGTGCTGGCGCTGGGCCGCACCGTATGGTGGTTCGAGTCGCGCTGGCTGGGTCTTTGCCTGGCCGGCGCCATCGTGCTGATCTCAGGCGCGCTGCTGATCGAGCATAACCGCGCCCGCCCGCTGATCAACACGCGCTGGCTCAGTACCGCCAACATCGCGCGGCTGGCGTTGTCGGTGCTGTTGATCCGCATCGTGCAGTCCGAGGCCAGCGGCACCGTGGGCTTCCTGCAGGCGCTCGGACTGACCAACGATCAGATGCAAACGCTGTGGATCATCGTCATGATCGGCACCCTGGCCGGCCTGCTGGCGAGCGCGTTGACGATCACGCCGGCGCGCATTCCCGCGCAGTTGATGGTGTCGCTGGTGGTGATGGCGATCGGCGCGTATATGGATTCCAACGCCACCAATCTGACACGTCCGGTCGATATGTATGTCAGCCAGTTCCTGCTCGGCTTCGGCGGCGCCTTGTTCATCGGGCCGACGTTCGTCTCCGGCTTTGGCGCGGTGATCGCGGCGCCGAGTAATCTTGTCAGTTTCTCCGTCATGTTCTCGATCACGCAAACGCTGGGCAGTTTGCTCGGCTCCGCGATCGTCGGCACCTTCCAGGTGGTGCGCGAGAAGTACCACTCCAGCATCCTGGTCGAACATCTGACCCTGCTCGATCCGCAGGTGGCTGCGCGGATTCAAAGCGGCGGCGCTTCGCTTGGCGCGACGCTGGCCGATCCCTCGATACGCAATGCGCAAGGGGTGGCGTCGCTCGGCGCCGCCGCTTCGCGCGAGGCCAACATCCTCGCTTACAACGATGTCTTCCTGATGATTACACTGGTGGCGGTGCTGACGCTCGCGTGGATGCTGGCGCGCCACCTTTGGTCGATCTGTGTGGTGTGCCAACCCAGTCCCGTGCAAAACGCGCAGACCGGCATGGCCAACGTCTCTCTTAACAATTCCGGATCACGCTGA